A genomic stretch from Litorilinea aerophila includes:
- a CDS encoding DUF2283 domain-containing protein — MIFEYHPETDMLYIKLIEGVSTESEEIAPGVVLDFDEHNRVIGIEIEDASKLIDLSKLELRALPVVHLILTERASVKA, encoded by the coding sequence ATGATTTTCGAATATCATCCTGAGACCGACATGTTGTATATCAAATTGATTGAAGGAGTCAGTACCGAGTCAGAGGAGATCGCACCAGGGGTTGTGCTGGACTTTGATGAACACAATCGTGTTATAGGGATTGAGATTGAGGATGCCAGCAAGCTCATTGATCTATCAAAATTGGAGTTGAGAGCCCTTCCTGTCGTTCATTTGATCCTGACTGAGAGGGCTTCTGTAAAAGCATGA